The following are encoded together in the Malaya genurostris strain Urasoe2022 chromosome 3, Malgen_1.1, whole genome shotgun sequence genome:
- the LOC131436724 gene encoding uncharacterized protein LOC131436724 — MYIKSGHRFLSDKGQIVFPGPPTRSAFSFSYTNAPTTTTTSSTTSLPNPPHVDEYTNYIDMWRSKSASSSDMLSDKIQMFYIYITVTITSVLVLIILGIFGYMCYKRKGFQNIENQNNVESHRRYSYRSSRSHSRNFSREREVEAFPEQTFLRQ; from the exons ATGTACATCAAATCTGGTCATCGGTTTCTCAGCGACAAAGGACAAATTGTGTTCCCCGGTCCACCAACCCGTTCtgctttttcattttcatacacaAACGCACCAACGACCACCACTACTAGCAGTACAACTAGTTTGCCGAATCCTCCACACGTCGATGAGTACACTAATTACATTG ATATGTGGCGAAGTAAGTCGGCTTCCAGTTCGGATATGCTCTCAGATAAAATCCAAATGTTCTACATCTACATCACGGTGACAATAACTTCCGTATTGGTACTGATTATCCTCGGAATATTCGGTTATATGTGCTATAAACG AAAAGGATTTCAAAATatcgaaaatcaaaataatgttgAAAGCCACAGAAGGTACAGCTATCGCAGCTCTCGAAGTCATTCCAGAAATTTCTCCAGAGAACGAGAAGTAGAGGCGTTCCCGGAACAAACCTTTCTTCGCCAATGA